Proteins encoded by one window of Lutibacter sp. A64:
- a CDS encoding transporter — translation MNRVLLLFLAFFSIQIAKAQYTEIINSKRPGLSESPYSIGTNVYQFETGLFYRNSDNPLYTVPSDTYGGELLFRYGKFSEKLEFDLNLAYQIDDLSHHPNGHIKGISDLTVGAKYLIRQQEYADRSKEVRSFKKRYAFDWKRLIPSIGIYAGVHTKFVSKDYKDDNLSYKLAVLLQNDITDRLVILTNLINDKFSTDDSFYKYIVTMTYAIDQDWSFFIENQGQYQENFSPKYQFGTGLAYLINENLQVDASARTNFFDNYDYYYFSTGVSWRLDRHYDTLTLKKTSKKTIGKKKKRTGFFSKLFGKKRN, via the coding sequence ATGAATAGAGTATTGCTACTTTTTTTGGCTTTTTTTAGCATTCAAATTGCTAAAGCACAATATACAGAAATAATAAACTCTAAACGACCAGGTTTATCGGAAAGTCCATACAGTATTGGTACAAATGTTTATCAATTTGAAACTGGTTTATTTTATAGAAATAGTGATAACCCACTTTATACGGTACCTTCAGACACCTATGGCGGTGAGTTATTATTTAGATATGGAAAATTTTCTGAAAAATTAGAGTTTGATTTAAATTTAGCCTATCAAATTGATGATTTATCGCATCATCCAAACGGACATATAAAAGGAATTAGCGATTTAACTGTTGGGGCAAAATATTTAATTAGACAACAAGAATATGCCGATAGATCTAAAGAAGTTAGAAGTTTTAAAAAAAGATATGCTTTTGACTGGAAACGTTTAATTCCTTCAATTGGTATTTATGCAGGTGTACACACTAAATTTGTTAGTAAAGATTATAAAGACGATAACCTTAGCTATAAGCTTGCAGTATTACTTCAAAATGACATTACTGATAGATTGGTTATTTTAACCAATTTAATTAACGATAAATTTTCAACAGATGACTCTTTTTACAAATATATTGTAACTATGACCTATGCAATAGACCAAGATTGGTCGTTTTTCATTGAAAATCAAGGTCAATATCAAGAAAATTTTTCTCCAAAATACCAATTTGGCACTGGTTTAGCTTATTTAATTAATGAAAATTTACAGGTAGATGCTTCTGCTAGAACCAACTTTTTCGATAACTATGATTACTATTATTTTTCAACTGGTGTTTCTTGGAGGTTAGACAGACATTACGATACTTTAACTCTAAAAAAGACTTCTAAAAAAACTATTGGAAAAAAGAAAAAAAGAACAGGATTTTTTAGTAAATTGTTTGGTAAAAAAAGAAACTAA
- a CDS encoding DUF4834 domain-containing protein → MGILKTIAIIVIIYYVLKFFSRYIAPIFLKKVITNVEKKYKEQQQSYQQQEEGKVGETVIAKKPAEPKESNKNVGDYVDYEEVKDDK, encoded by the coding sequence ATGGGTATATTAAAAACTATAGCTATTATTGTTATTATTTATTATGTTCTCAAGTTTTTTAGTAGGTATATTGCGCCTATTTTCTTGAAAAAAGTAATTACTAATGTTGAAAAGAAATATAAAGAACAACAACAAAGTTACCAGCAACAAGAAGAAGGTAAAGTAGGTGAGACTGTGATAGCTAAAAAACCAGCAGAACCAAAAGAAAGCAATAAAAATGTAGGTGATTATGTGGATTACGAAGAGGTTAAAGATGATAAATAG
- a CDS encoding YfhO family protein — protein sequence MKFSLNKFAPYLIAIIVFMVVSIAYFSPVLEGKKIQQSDITQFKGSSKEIADFRAENNAEPYWTNATFGGMPAYVVSAYYSYDFINKLDNLIRFLPRPADYLFLYFLSFFILLLVLKIDWKLAIIGALGFGLSTYLVIILGVGHNAKAHAIAYFPLVLAGILLVFNRKYLLGFIVTALAMALELSASHIQMTYYLLFLVLIYGVVQLLESIQKKEIPHFIKSIGILVVAVILAVGTNATHLMATSEYSKESTRGKSELSINTDGSLKEATSGLTKDYITEYSYGIAETFNLFIPRFMGGTSHEEVENSELQSFLQNAVNKGLDVNDANYLMQISSMYWGDQPIVAAPAYVGAFFIFLFVLALFLVKGKLKNWLVAATIFSILLSWGKNFSIVTDFFINYMPLYNKFRAVSSIQVIAELTIPLLAILGVAKLLSSEIKLEAKLQALKYATIIVGGLALIFTVGGSGLFSFERPIDLQIDEQIAGYLDAITADRRTLFFNDSLRSLVIVLIVASVIWLFLKEKINKNIVLIGFVVVLLFDLVNVDKRYVNNDFFVSARKVDKPFQASAIDKEIMKDKSYYRVANFTKNIMADGTTSYFHNSIGGYHAAKPRRYQELYDFQISKGNAEILNMLNTKYIIGADEAGKVGYELNKAANGNAWFVNAISVVNSANEEIKALDSLNTKTVAVIESKEISSDFKTQYPIDSLANIQLTSYKANELVYDVNTTKNQFIVFSEMYYKNGWNAYVNGELKPHYRVNYVLRGMEIPAGKHTIEFKFEPTVIKTGNSITLASYLLLLLIPVGWFFIEKRKKA from the coding sequence ATGAAATTTTCTCTAAATAAATTTGCACCATATTTAATAGCTATAATTGTGTTTATGGTGGTTTCTATTGCATATTTTTCTCCAGTTTTAGAAGGAAAAAAAATTCAACAAAGCGATATTACACAATTTAAAGGGTCTTCTAAAGAAATTGCAGATTTTAGAGCAGAAAATAATGCAGAACCTTATTGGACAAATGCAACATTTGGAGGAATGCCTGCTTATGTGGTAAGTGCATATTATTCGTACGATTTTATTAATAAATTAGATAATCTAATTCGTTTTTTACCAAGACCAGCAGACTATTTATTTCTATATTTTTTAAGCTTTTTTATACTATTATTGGTTTTAAAAATAGATTGGAAACTAGCAATTATTGGAGCCTTAGGATTTGGACTTTCTACTTATTTAGTTATAATTTTAGGAGTTGGACATAATGCAAAAGCACACGCAATAGCTTATTTTCCTTTAGTATTAGCCGGAATTTTATTAGTTTTTAATCGTAAATATTTACTTGGTTTTATTGTAACCGCATTAGCAATGGCTTTAGAATTAAGTGCAAGTCATATTCAAATGACCTATTATTTACTGTTTTTGGTGTTAATTTATGGCGTTGTTCAATTGTTAGAATCTATTCAAAAAAAAGAAATACCTCACTTTATTAAAAGTATTGGAATTTTAGTAGTTGCTGTAATTTTAGCAGTTGGAACAAATGCAACGCATTTAATGGCAACAAGCGAATATTCTAAAGAAAGTACACGTGGTAAAAGTGAATTATCTATAAATACAGATGGTTCATTAAAAGAAGCAACATCGGGTTTAACCAAAGATTATATTACCGAATATAGTTATGGAATAGCAGAAACTTTTAACCTTTTTATTCCAAGATTTATGGGGGGAACTTCTCACGAAGAGGTTGAAAATAGTGAACTTCAAAGTTTTTTACAAAATGCAGTAAATAAAGGTTTAGATGTAAATGATGCTAATTATTTAATGCAAATATCTTCTATGTATTGGGGAGATCAACCAATTGTAGCTGCACCTGCTTATGTTGGGGCTTTTTTTATTTTCTTATTTGTTTTAGCCTTATTTTTAGTAAAAGGAAAATTGAAAAATTGGTTAGTTGCGGCAACCATATTTTCAATTTTACTAAGTTGGGGTAAGAATTTTTCTATTGTAACAGATTTCTTTATCAATTATATGCCTTTATACAATAAATTTAGAGCAGTTTCATCTATACAAGTAATTGCAGAATTAACCATACCATTATTGGCAATTTTAGGAGTAGCTAAATTATTATCTTCTGAAATTAAATTAGAAGCGAAATTACAAGCCTTAAAATATGCAACAATAATAGTAGGTGGTTTGGCATTAATTTTTACAGTAGGTGGTTCAGGTTTATTTTCTTTTGAAAGACCTATTGATCTTCAAATAGACGAACAAATTGCTGGATATTTAGATGCAATTACAGCAGATAGAAGAACCTTATTTTTTAACGATAGTTTACGTTCTTTAGTTATTGTTTTAATAGTTGCAAGTGTAATTTGGTTGTTTTTAAAAGAGAAAATAAATAAAAATATTGTGTTAATTGGCTTTGTTGTAGTACTGCTTTTTGATCTTGTAAATGTTGATAAAAGATATGTTAATAACGATTTTTTTGTTAGTGCTAGAAAGGTAGATAAACCTTTTCAGGCTTCAGCAATTGATAAAGAAATAATGAAAGATAAAAGCTACTATCGCGTAGCTAATTTTACAAAAAATATAATGGCAGATGGAACAACTTCTTATTTTCATAATTCAATAGGAGGATACCATGCCGCAAAACCAAGACGTTATCAAGAACTGTACGATTTTCAAATTTCAAAAGGAAATGCAGAAATTTTAAATATGCTAAATACTAAATATATTATTGGTGCGGATGAAGCTGGGAAAGTTGGATACGAATTAAATAAAGCTGCTAATGGAAATGCTTGGTTTGTAAATGCTATTTCTGTTGTAAATAGTGCAAATGAAGAAATTAAAGCCTTGGATAGTTTAAATACTAAAACAGTAGCTGTAATTGAGTCTAAAGAGATTTCAAGCGATTTTAAAACGCAATATCCAATAGATTCTTTAGCTAATATTCAATTAACTTCATACAAAGCAAATGAGTTAGTTTATGATGTAAATACTACTAAAAATCAGTTTATAGTATTTTCTGAAATGTATTACAAAAATGGTTGGAATGCCTATGTTAATGGTGAGTTAAAACCTCATTACCGAGTGAATTATGTGTTGCGTGGAATGGAAATTCCTGCAGGAAAACATACTATAGAATTTAAATTTGAACCAACAGTAATTAAAACAGGAAATAGTATTACACTGGCTTCTTATTTATTATTGTTACTTATTCCAGTAGGTTGGTTTTTTATTGAAAAGAGAAAGAAAGCATAG
- a CDS encoding glycosyltransferase — MNTKKQQKESVLMLFVLYATFVKRDVAILEKKYQVDLYQFNTSKKIYLFYAFIKQFFFLLFNIHKYKAIVIQSSGYLSFFPVILGKIVKKPIIIIAIGTDCAKLPEINYGAHTKKILAWFTNFSFKNASLILPVHKSLEKSFYSYMDVEFPNQGIRSFKPTIKTPIIEMVNGYDTVKWQNKNLDRIKNSFLSVTFAVDEIGYYRKGIDLIVKAANLFPDYYFTIVGKVYLKGACPKNLHLIDNVKQEELLEIYNKHQYYFQLSMFEGFPNALCEAMLCGCIPIGSDVAGIPDIIGQKGYVLKKKNTELLKQLILKLENNKLTPNDVRNQISTNFPLERRENEFLKHVL; from the coding sequence ATGAACACAAAAAAACAACAAAAAGAATCCGTTTTAATGCTTTTTGTACTATATGCCACATTTGTAAAAAGAGATGTTGCTATTTTAGAAAAAAAATACCAAGTAGATTTATATCAATTTAATACTTCAAAAAAAATCTACTTGTTTTATGCATTCATCAAACAATTTTTCTTTTTGCTTTTTAATATTCATAAATACAAAGCAATTGTAATTCAATCATCGGGGTATCTTTCATTTTTTCCAGTAATTTTAGGCAAAATTGTAAAAAAACCAATAATAATTATTGCAATTGGTACAGATTGCGCAAAATTACCCGAAATAAATTACGGTGCACACACTAAAAAAATACTGGCTTGGTTTACTAATTTTTCGTTTAAAAATGCCTCGTTAATTTTACCTGTTCATAAAAGTTTAGAAAAGAGTTTTTATAGTTATATGGACGTAGAATTTCCAAATCAAGGAATTCGATCTTTTAAACCAACTATTAAAACACCAATTATTGAAATGGTTAACGGTTACGACACTGTTAAATGGCAAAATAAAAATTTAGATCGAATTAAAAATTCTTTTTTATCTGTAACTTTTGCTGTTGATGAAATTGGATATTATAGAAAGGGGATTGATTTAATTGTAAAAGCTGCAAATTTATTTCCAGATTATTATTTTACTATTGTTGGTAAAGTATATTTAAAAGGAGCTTGCCCTAAAAACTTACATTTAATAGATAATGTAAAGCAAGAAGAACTTTTAGAAATTTACAACAAACATCAATATTATTTTCAACTTTCTATGTTCGAAGGTTTTCCAAATGCTCTTTGTGAAGCTATGCTATGTGGCTGTATTCCTATTGGTAGTGATGTTGCAGGAATTCCAGATATAATTGGACAAAAAGGGTATGTTTTAAAGAAAAAAAATACTGAATTACTAAAACAATTAATTTTAAAATTAGAAAATAATAAGCTTACACCTAACGATGTTAGAAATCAAATAAGCACTAATTTTCCTTTAGAAAGAAGGGAAAATGAATTTCTAAAACACGTTTTATAG